From Oryctolagus cuniculus chromosome 17, mOryCun1.1, whole genome shotgun sequence, a single genomic window includes:
- the UNC13D gene encoding protein unc-13 homolog D isoform X3: MATRPSHPQRRGPLLRQAIKIRHHRARDLPQMNQEMEPASHSFSSEERTLLYEEALYTILHRLGQPEPGHVREASELLRYLQEAFHMEPGEHQQLLQRVQDLEKPTFCLKATVKQAKGILGKDVSGFSDPYCLLGVEQGLGAPGGSPGSRRRQKAVVRHAIPEEQTHRTQVITQTLNPVWDETFILEFEDISKASFHLDMWDMDAVESMRQKLGELTDLHGLRRIFKEARKDRGQDDFLGNVVLRLQDLHCREDQWYPLEPCTETYPDRGQCHLQFQLIHKRRATAASRSQPSYTVHLHLLQQLVSHEVTRHQAGSTSWDGSLSPQAATILFLHATQKDLSDFHQSLAQWLAYSRLYQSLEFPSSCLLHPITSIEYQWIQGRLRAEQLEELASSFSSLLAYGLSLIRKFRSVFPLSVSDSPARLQSLLRVLVQMCKTKAFGELCLDSPPLPQLVKEALRTGTVEWFHRKQQHHQPMVQGVLEAGKALLSLVQDVIGDLHQCQRTWSKIFHGVLKIDLFSTAFLELQWLVAKRAQDHTAAVCSPVSPEVGESLFQLYVSLKELCQLGPPPSERDGVLALDGFHRWFQPAIPAWLQKTYNVALERVQRAVQMDQLVPLGELTKHSTSAVDLSTCFAQISHTARQLDWPDPEEAFMITVKFVEDTCRLALVYCSLIKARARELSAGQKDQGQAADMLCVVVNDMEQLRLVVGRLPAQLAWEALEQRVGAALEQGQLQNTLHAQLQGALAGLGHEIRTGVRTLAEQLEVGIAKHIQKLVGVRESVPPEDAILPLMKFLEVKLCYMNTNLVQENFSSLLSLLWTHTLAVLVDAAAAQRTSPLASSRLKTALQNLEICFHAEGCGLPPAALHTTTFQAETTSEDLGAVTVKASYRVSEQKLRVELLSASSLLPLDSNGSSDPFVQLTLEPRHEFPGLAPRETQKHRKDLHPLFDETFEFLVPAEPCRRDGACLLLTVLDHDTLGADDLEGEAFLPLCSVPGLSSSEEAGEVPQTRLPLTYPEPTGDPILQLLESRRGDREAQVFVRLRRLRAKQASQHPPRPGR, from the exons ATGGCGACACGCCCGTCCCACCCCCAGCGGAGGGGCCCCCTCTTGCGCCAGGCCATCAAGATAAGGCACCACAGGGCCAGAGACCTGCCCCAAATGAACCAGGAG ATGGAGCCTGCATCGCACTCCTTCTCCTCCGAGGAG CGGACGCTGCTCTACGAGGAAGCGCTGTACACCATCCTGCACCGCCTGGGGCAGCCCGAGCCGGGCCACGTGAGGGAGGCGTCCGAGCTGCTGCGCTACCTGCAGGAG gccttccacatggagCCCGGGGAGcaccagcagctgctgcagcGGGTCCAGGACCTCGAG AAGCCAACATTTTGTCTGAAGGCCACGGTGAAGCAGGCCAAGGGCATTCTGGGCAAGGATGTCAGTG gcttCAGCGACCCCTACTGCCTGCTGGgcgtggagcaggggctgggcgcGCCGGGGGGCAGCCCCGGCTCTCGGCGCAGGCAGAAGGCCGTGGTGAGGCACGCCATCCCCGAGGAGCAGACGCACCGCACCCAGGTCATCACCCAGACGCTCAACCCGGTCTGGGACGAGACCTTCATCCT GGAGTTTGAGGACATAAGCAAGGCCAGCTTTCATCTGGACATGTG GGACATGGACGCCGTGGAGTCCATGAGACAGAAGCTTGGCGAGCTCACGGACCTGCACGGGCTGCGAAG GATCTTCAAGGAAGCCCGAAAGGACAGAGGTCAGGATGACTTCCTGGGGAATGTGGTTCTGAGGCTGCAG GACCTGCACTGCCGAGAAGACCAGTGGTACCCCCTGGAGCCCTGCACGGAGACCTACCCGGACCGGGGCCAGTGCCACCTCCAGTTCCAGCTCATTCACAAGCGG AGAGCCACCGCGGCCAGCCGGTCCCAGCCCAGCTACACTGTGCACCTCCACCTTCTGCAGCAGCTCGTGTCGCACGAGGTCACCCGGCACCAG GCAGGCAGCACCTCTTGGGATGGGTCGCTGAGTCCCCAGGCTGCCACCATCCTCTTCCTGCACGCCACACAGAAGGACCTGTCCGACTTCCACCAGTCCTTGGC gcagtggctggccTACAGCCGCCTCTACCAGAGCCTGGAGTTCCCCAGCAGCTGCCTCCTGCACCCCATCACCAGCATCGAATACCAGTGGATCCAGGGCCGGCTCagggcagagcag CTGGAGGAGCTGGCCTCCtcgttcagctccctgctggcctaCGGCCTCTCCCTCATCCGGAAGTTCCGGTCGGTCTTCCCCCTGTCCGTCTCCGACTCCCCGGCCCGGCTGCAGTCTCTGCTCAG GGTGCTGGTGCAGATGTGTAAGACAAAGGCCTTTGGAGAACTGTGCCTGGACAGCCCCCCGCTGCCTCAGCTGGTGAAGGAGGCCCTTCGG ACAGGCACTGTCGAGTGGTTCCACCGGAAGCAGCAGCACCACCAGCCCATGGTGCAG GGGGTGCTGGAGGCGGGCAAGGCCTTGCTGAGCCTGGTGCAGGATGTCATCGGGGACCTGCACCAGTGCCAGCGCACCTGGAGCAAGATCTTCCACGG CGTCCTCAAGATCGACCTCTTCTCCACGGCCTTCTTGGAGCTGCAGTGGCTG GTGGCCAAGCGGGCGCAGGACCACACGGCGGCCGTGTGCAGCCCTGTGTCCCCAGAGGTGGGCGAGAGCCTGTTCCAGCTCTACGTCAGCCTCAAGGAGCTCTGCCAGCTGGGCCCACCGCCCTCGGAGAg GGACGGAGTCCTGGCCCTGGATGGCTTCCACCGCTGGTTCCAGCCAGCCATCCCTGCCTGGCTGCAGAAGACATACAACGTGGCCCTGGAGCGTGTGCAGCGGGCTGTGCAGATGgaccag CTGGTGCCCCTGGGTGAACTGACCAAGCACAGCACGTCGGCCGTGGATCTGTCCACCTGCTTCGCCCAGATCAGCCACACCGCCCGGCAGCTGGACTGGccagacccggaggaggctttcATGATCACTGTCAAGTTTGTGGAG gatACCTGCCGGCTGGCCCTGGTGTACTGCAGCCTCATCAAGGCCCGAGCCCGTGAGCTCTCTGCAGGCCAGAAGGACCAGGGCCAGGCAGCCGACATG ctgtGTGTGGTGGTGAACGACATGGAGCAGCTGCGGCTGGTGGTCGGCAGGCTGCCcgcccagctggcctgggaggcccTGGAGCAGCGGGTGGGGGCCGCGCTGGAGCAGGGGCAGCTGCAGAACACGCTGCACGCCCAGCTGCAGGGCgcgctggctgggctgggccacgaGATCCGCACCGGCGTCCGCACCCTGGCAGAGCAG CTGGAGGTTGGCATTGCCAAGCACATTCAGAAACTCGTGGGCGTCCGGGAGTCTGTCCCGCCTGAAGAT GCCATTCTGCcactgatgaagttcctggaggTGAAACTCTGCTACATGAACACCAACTTGGTGCAGGAGAACttcagcag ccttcTGAGCCTGCTCTGGACTCACACCCTCGCCGTGCTGGTGGACGCAGCCGCTGCCCAGCGCACCTCCCCGCTGGCTTCCAGCAGGCTGAAGACTGCTCTGCAG AACCTGGAGATCTGCTTTCACGCCGAAGGCTGCGGCCTGCCGCCAGCGGCCCTGCACACCACCACCTTCCAG GCGGAAACCACCTCGGAGGACCTGGGGGCTGTCACGGTCAAGGCCTCCTACCGCGTCTCGGAGCAGAAGCTTCGCGTGGAGCTGCTCAGCGCCTCCAGCCTGCTGCCCCTGGACTCCAATG GCTCCAGTGACCCCTTCGTCCAGCTGACCTTGGAGCCCAGGCACGAGTTCCCTGGGCTGGCGCCCCGAGAGACGCAGAAACACAGGAAGGACCTTCACCCCCTGTTTGACGAGACCTTTGAGTT CCTGGTGCCCGCCGAGCCATGCCGGAGGGATGGGGCGTGCCTGCTGCTCACCGTGCTGGACCACGACACGCTGGGTGCCGACGACCTGGAAGGGGAGGCCTTCCTGCCACTCTGCTCCGTGCCTGGTCTGAGCAGCTCTGAGGAGGCTGGCGAGGTGCCTCAGACCCGCCTGCCCCTCACGTACCCCGAACCCACTG GGGATCCAATCCTGCAGCTGCTGGAGAGCCGGAGGGGTGACCGCGAGGCCCAGGTCTTTGTGCGGCTGCGGCGGCTGAGAGCCAAGCAGGCTTCCCAGCACCCCCCTCGGCCAGGGCGGTAG
- the UNC13D gene encoding protein unc-13 homolog D isoform X2: MDLSDSGPGGQEAGPPGGLLQQQMEPASHSFSSEERTLLYEEALYTILHRLGQPEPGHVREASELLRYLQEAFHMEPGEHQQLLQRVQDLEKPTFCLKATVKQAKGILGKDVSGFSDPYCLLGVEQGLGAPGGSPGSRRRQKAVVRHAIPEEQTHRTQVITQTLNPVWDETFILEFEDISKASFHLDMWDMDAVESMRQKLGELTDLHGLRRIFKEARKDRGQDDFLGNVVLRLQDLHCREDQWYPLEPCTETYPDRGQCHLQFQLIHKRRATAASRSQPSYTVHLHLLQQLVSHEVTRHQAGSTSWDGSLSPQAATILFLHATQKDLSDFHQSLAQWLAYSRLYQSLEFPSSCLLHPITSIEYQWIQGRLRAEQLEELASSFSSLLAYGLSLIRKFRSVFPLSVSDSPARLQSLLRVLVQMCKTKAFGELCLDSPPLPQLVKEALRTGTVEWFHRKQQHHQPMVQGVLEAGKALLSLVQDVIGDLHQCQRTWSKIFHGVLKIDLFSTAFLELQWLVAKRAQDHTAAVCSPVSPEVGESLFQLYVSLKELCQLGPPPSERDGVLALDGFHRWFQPAIPAWLQKTYNVALERVQRAVQMDQLVPLGELTKHSTSAVDLSTCFAQISHTARQLDWPDPEEAFMITVKFVEDTCRLALVYCSLIKARARELSAGQKDQGQAADMLCVVVNDMEQLRLVVGRLPAQLAWEALEQRVGAALEQGQLQNTLHAQLQGALAGLGHEIRTGVRTLAEQLEVGIAKHIQKLVGVRESVPPEDAILPLMKFLEVKLCYMNTNLVQENFSSLLSLLWTHTLAVLVDAAAAQRTSPLASSRLKTALQNLEICFHAEGCGLPPAALHTTTFQALQRDLELQAASSRELIQRYFRGRLRQQAETTSEDLGAVTVKASYRVSEQKLRVELLSASSLLPLDSNGSSDPFVQLTLEPRHEFPGLAPRETQKHRKDLHPLFDETFEFLVPAEPCRRDGACLLLTVLDHDTLGADDLEGEAFLPLCSVPGLSSSEEAGEVPQTRLPLTYPEPTGDPILQLLESRRGDREAQVFVRLRRLRAKQASQHPPRPGR, translated from the exons ATGGACCTCAGCGACAGTGGGCCAGGGGGCCAGGAGGCCGGACCCCCAGGAGGCCTGCTGCAGCAACAG ATGGAGCCTGCATCGCACTCCTTCTCCTCCGAGGAG CGGACGCTGCTCTACGAGGAAGCGCTGTACACCATCCTGCACCGCCTGGGGCAGCCCGAGCCGGGCCACGTGAGGGAGGCGTCCGAGCTGCTGCGCTACCTGCAGGAG gccttccacatggagCCCGGGGAGcaccagcagctgctgcagcGGGTCCAGGACCTCGAG AAGCCAACATTTTGTCTGAAGGCCACGGTGAAGCAGGCCAAGGGCATTCTGGGCAAGGATGTCAGTG gcttCAGCGACCCCTACTGCCTGCTGGgcgtggagcaggggctgggcgcGCCGGGGGGCAGCCCCGGCTCTCGGCGCAGGCAGAAGGCCGTGGTGAGGCACGCCATCCCCGAGGAGCAGACGCACCGCACCCAGGTCATCACCCAGACGCTCAACCCGGTCTGGGACGAGACCTTCATCCT GGAGTTTGAGGACATAAGCAAGGCCAGCTTTCATCTGGACATGTG GGACATGGACGCCGTGGAGTCCATGAGACAGAAGCTTGGCGAGCTCACGGACCTGCACGGGCTGCGAAG GATCTTCAAGGAAGCCCGAAAGGACAGAGGTCAGGATGACTTCCTGGGGAATGTGGTTCTGAGGCTGCAG GACCTGCACTGCCGAGAAGACCAGTGGTACCCCCTGGAGCCCTGCACGGAGACCTACCCGGACCGGGGCCAGTGCCACCTCCAGTTCCAGCTCATTCACAAGCGG AGAGCCACCGCGGCCAGCCGGTCCCAGCCCAGCTACACTGTGCACCTCCACCTTCTGCAGCAGCTCGTGTCGCACGAGGTCACCCGGCACCAG GCAGGCAGCACCTCTTGGGATGGGTCGCTGAGTCCCCAGGCTGCCACCATCCTCTTCCTGCACGCCACACAGAAGGACCTGTCCGACTTCCACCAGTCCTTGGC gcagtggctggccTACAGCCGCCTCTACCAGAGCCTGGAGTTCCCCAGCAGCTGCCTCCTGCACCCCATCACCAGCATCGAATACCAGTGGATCCAGGGCCGGCTCagggcagagcag CTGGAGGAGCTGGCCTCCtcgttcagctccctgctggcctaCGGCCTCTCCCTCATCCGGAAGTTCCGGTCGGTCTTCCCCCTGTCCGTCTCCGACTCCCCGGCCCGGCTGCAGTCTCTGCTCAG GGTGCTGGTGCAGATGTGTAAGACAAAGGCCTTTGGAGAACTGTGCCTGGACAGCCCCCCGCTGCCTCAGCTGGTGAAGGAGGCCCTTCGG ACAGGCACTGTCGAGTGGTTCCACCGGAAGCAGCAGCACCACCAGCCCATGGTGCAG GGGGTGCTGGAGGCGGGCAAGGCCTTGCTGAGCCTGGTGCAGGATGTCATCGGGGACCTGCACCAGTGCCAGCGCACCTGGAGCAAGATCTTCCACGG CGTCCTCAAGATCGACCTCTTCTCCACGGCCTTCTTGGAGCTGCAGTGGCTG GTGGCCAAGCGGGCGCAGGACCACACGGCGGCCGTGTGCAGCCCTGTGTCCCCAGAGGTGGGCGAGAGCCTGTTCCAGCTCTACGTCAGCCTCAAGGAGCTCTGCCAGCTGGGCCCACCGCCCTCGGAGAg GGACGGAGTCCTGGCCCTGGATGGCTTCCACCGCTGGTTCCAGCCAGCCATCCCTGCCTGGCTGCAGAAGACATACAACGTGGCCCTGGAGCGTGTGCAGCGGGCTGTGCAGATGgaccag CTGGTGCCCCTGGGTGAACTGACCAAGCACAGCACGTCGGCCGTGGATCTGTCCACCTGCTTCGCCCAGATCAGCCACACCGCCCGGCAGCTGGACTGGccagacccggaggaggctttcATGATCACTGTCAAGTTTGTGGAG gatACCTGCCGGCTGGCCCTGGTGTACTGCAGCCTCATCAAGGCCCGAGCCCGTGAGCTCTCTGCAGGCCAGAAGGACCAGGGCCAGGCAGCCGACATG ctgtGTGTGGTGGTGAACGACATGGAGCAGCTGCGGCTGGTGGTCGGCAGGCTGCCcgcccagctggcctgggaggcccTGGAGCAGCGGGTGGGGGCCGCGCTGGAGCAGGGGCAGCTGCAGAACACGCTGCACGCCCAGCTGCAGGGCgcgctggctgggctgggccacgaGATCCGCACCGGCGTCCGCACCCTGGCAGAGCAG CTGGAGGTTGGCATTGCCAAGCACATTCAGAAACTCGTGGGCGTCCGGGAGTCTGTCCCGCCTGAAGAT GCCATTCTGCcactgatgaagttcctggaggTGAAACTCTGCTACATGAACACCAACTTGGTGCAGGAGAACttcagcag ccttcTGAGCCTGCTCTGGACTCACACCCTCGCCGTGCTGGTGGACGCAGCCGCTGCCCAGCGCACCTCCCCGCTGGCTTCCAGCAGGCTGAAGACTGCTCTGCAG AACCTGGAGATCTGCTTTCACGCCGAAGGCTGCGGCCTGCCGCCAGCGGCCCTGCACACCACCACCTTCCAG GCTCTGCAGAGGgacctggagctgcaggcggcCTCCAGCCGGGAGCTCATCCAGAGGTACTTTCGCGGCCGCCTCCGGCAGCAG GCGGAAACCACCTCGGAGGACCTGGGGGCTGTCACGGTCAAGGCCTCCTACCGCGTCTCGGAGCAGAAGCTTCGCGTGGAGCTGCTCAGCGCCTCCAGCCTGCTGCCCCTGGACTCCAATG GCTCCAGTGACCCCTTCGTCCAGCTGACCTTGGAGCCCAGGCACGAGTTCCCTGGGCTGGCGCCCCGAGAGACGCAGAAACACAGGAAGGACCTTCACCCCCTGTTTGACGAGACCTTTGAGTT CCTGGTGCCCGCCGAGCCATGCCGGAGGGATGGGGCGTGCCTGCTGCTCACCGTGCTGGACCACGACACGCTGGGTGCCGACGACCTGGAAGGGGAGGCCTTCCTGCCACTCTGCTCCGTGCCTGGTCTGAGCAGCTCTGAGGAGGCTGGCGAGGTGCCTCAGACCCGCCTGCCCCTCACGTACCCCGAACCCACTG GGGATCCAATCCTGCAGCTGCTGGAGAGCCGGAGGGGTGACCGCGAGGCCCAGGTCTTTGTGCGGCTGCGGCGGCTGAGAGCCAAGCAGGCTTCCCAGCACCCCCCTCGGCCAGGGCGGTAG
- the UNC13D gene encoding protein unc-13 homolog D isoform X1: protein MATRPSHPQRRGPLLRQAIKIRHHRARDLPQMNQEMEPASHSFSSEERTLLYEEALYTILHRLGQPEPGHVREASELLRYLQEAFHMEPGEHQQLLQRVQDLEKPTFCLKATVKQAKGILGKDVSGFSDPYCLLGVEQGLGAPGGSPGSRRRQKAVVRHAIPEEQTHRTQVITQTLNPVWDETFILEFEDISKASFHLDMWDMDAVESMRQKLGELTDLHGLRRIFKEARKDRGQDDFLGNVVLRLQDLHCREDQWYPLEPCTETYPDRGQCHLQFQLIHKRRATAASRSQPSYTVHLHLLQQLVSHEVTRHQAGSTSWDGSLSPQAATILFLHATQKDLSDFHQSLAQWLAYSRLYQSLEFPSSCLLHPITSIEYQWIQGRLRAEQLEELASSFSSLLAYGLSLIRKFRSVFPLSVSDSPARLQSLLRVLVQMCKTKAFGELCLDSPPLPQLVKEALRTGTVEWFHRKQQHHQPMVQGVLEAGKALLSLVQDVIGDLHQCQRTWSKIFHGVLKIDLFSTAFLELQWLVAKRAQDHTAAVCSPVSPEVGESLFQLYVSLKELCQLGPPPSERDGVLALDGFHRWFQPAIPAWLQKTYNVALERVQRAVQMDQLVPLGELTKHSTSAVDLSTCFAQISHTARQLDWPDPEEAFMITVKFVEDTCRLALVYCSLIKARARELSAGQKDQGQAADMLCVVVNDMEQLRLVVGRLPAQLAWEALEQRVGAALEQGQLQNTLHAQLQGALAGLGHEIRTGVRTLAEQLEVGIAKHIQKLVGVRESVPPEDAILPLMKFLEVKLCYMNTNLVQENFSSLLSLLWTHTLAVLVDAAAAQRTSPLASSRLKTALQNLEICFHAEGCGLPPAALHTTTFQALQRDLELQAASSRELIQRYFRGRLRQQAETTSEDLGAVTVKASYRVSEQKLRVELLSASSLLPLDSNGSSDPFVQLTLEPRHEFPGLAPRETQKHRKDLHPLFDETFEFLVPAEPCRRDGACLLLTVLDHDTLGADDLEGEAFLPLCSVPGLSSSEEAGEVPQTRLPLTYPEPTGDPILQLLESRRGDREAQVFVRLRRLRAKQASQHPPRPGR from the exons ATGGCGACACGCCCGTCCCACCCCCAGCGGAGGGGCCCCCTCTTGCGCCAGGCCATCAAGATAAGGCACCACAGGGCCAGAGACCTGCCCCAAATGAACCAGGAG ATGGAGCCTGCATCGCACTCCTTCTCCTCCGAGGAG CGGACGCTGCTCTACGAGGAAGCGCTGTACACCATCCTGCACCGCCTGGGGCAGCCCGAGCCGGGCCACGTGAGGGAGGCGTCCGAGCTGCTGCGCTACCTGCAGGAG gccttccacatggagCCCGGGGAGcaccagcagctgctgcagcGGGTCCAGGACCTCGAG AAGCCAACATTTTGTCTGAAGGCCACGGTGAAGCAGGCCAAGGGCATTCTGGGCAAGGATGTCAGTG gcttCAGCGACCCCTACTGCCTGCTGGgcgtggagcaggggctgggcgcGCCGGGGGGCAGCCCCGGCTCTCGGCGCAGGCAGAAGGCCGTGGTGAGGCACGCCATCCCCGAGGAGCAGACGCACCGCACCCAGGTCATCACCCAGACGCTCAACCCGGTCTGGGACGAGACCTTCATCCT GGAGTTTGAGGACATAAGCAAGGCCAGCTTTCATCTGGACATGTG GGACATGGACGCCGTGGAGTCCATGAGACAGAAGCTTGGCGAGCTCACGGACCTGCACGGGCTGCGAAG GATCTTCAAGGAAGCCCGAAAGGACAGAGGTCAGGATGACTTCCTGGGGAATGTGGTTCTGAGGCTGCAG GACCTGCACTGCCGAGAAGACCAGTGGTACCCCCTGGAGCCCTGCACGGAGACCTACCCGGACCGGGGCCAGTGCCACCTCCAGTTCCAGCTCATTCACAAGCGG AGAGCCACCGCGGCCAGCCGGTCCCAGCCCAGCTACACTGTGCACCTCCACCTTCTGCAGCAGCTCGTGTCGCACGAGGTCACCCGGCACCAG GCAGGCAGCACCTCTTGGGATGGGTCGCTGAGTCCCCAGGCTGCCACCATCCTCTTCCTGCACGCCACACAGAAGGACCTGTCCGACTTCCACCAGTCCTTGGC gcagtggctggccTACAGCCGCCTCTACCAGAGCCTGGAGTTCCCCAGCAGCTGCCTCCTGCACCCCATCACCAGCATCGAATACCAGTGGATCCAGGGCCGGCTCagggcagagcag CTGGAGGAGCTGGCCTCCtcgttcagctccctgctggcctaCGGCCTCTCCCTCATCCGGAAGTTCCGGTCGGTCTTCCCCCTGTCCGTCTCCGACTCCCCGGCCCGGCTGCAGTCTCTGCTCAG GGTGCTGGTGCAGATGTGTAAGACAAAGGCCTTTGGAGAACTGTGCCTGGACAGCCCCCCGCTGCCTCAGCTGGTGAAGGAGGCCCTTCGG ACAGGCACTGTCGAGTGGTTCCACCGGAAGCAGCAGCACCACCAGCCCATGGTGCAG GGGGTGCTGGAGGCGGGCAAGGCCTTGCTGAGCCTGGTGCAGGATGTCATCGGGGACCTGCACCAGTGCCAGCGCACCTGGAGCAAGATCTTCCACGG CGTCCTCAAGATCGACCTCTTCTCCACGGCCTTCTTGGAGCTGCAGTGGCTG GTGGCCAAGCGGGCGCAGGACCACACGGCGGCCGTGTGCAGCCCTGTGTCCCCAGAGGTGGGCGAGAGCCTGTTCCAGCTCTACGTCAGCCTCAAGGAGCTCTGCCAGCTGGGCCCACCGCCCTCGGAGAg GGACGGAGTCCTGGCCCTGGATGGCTTCCACCGCTGGTTCCAGCCAGCCATCCCTGCCTGGCTGCAGAAGACATACAACGTGGCCCTGGAGCGTGTGCAGCGGGCTGTGCAGATGgaccag CTGGTGCCCCTGGGTGAACTGACCAAGCACAGCACGTCGGCCGTGGATCTGTCCACCTGCTTCGCCCAGATCAGCCACACCGCCCGGCAGCTGGACTGGccagacccggaggaggctttcATGATCACTGTCAAGTTTGTGGAG gatACCTGCCGGCTGGCCCTGGTGTACTGCAGCCTCATCAAGGCCCGAGCCCGTGAGCTCTCTGCAGGCCAGAAGGACCAGGGCCAGGCAGCCGACATG ctgtGTGTGGTGGTGAACGACATGGAGCAGCTGCGGCTGGTGGTCGGCAGGCTGCCcgcccagctggcctgggaggcccTGGAGCAGCGGGTGGGGGCCGCGCTGGAGCAGGGGCAGCTGCAGAACACGCTGCACGCCCAGCTGCAGGGCgcgctggctgggctgggccacgaGATCCGCACCGGCGTCCGCACCCTGGCAGAGCAG CTGGAGGTTGGCATTGCCAAGCACATTCAGAAACTCGTGGGCGTCCGGGAGTCTGTCCCGCCTGAAGAT GCCATTCTGCcactgatgaagttcctggaggTGAAACTCTGCTACATGAACACCAACTTGGTGCAGGAGAACttcagcag ccttcTGAGCCTGCTCTGGACTCACACCCTCGCCGTGCTGGTGGACGCAGCCGCTGCCCAGCGCACCTCCCCGCTGGCTTCCAGCAGGCTGAAGACTGCTCTGCAG AACCTGGAGATCTGCTTTCACGCCGAAGGCTGCGGCCTGCCGCCAGCGGCCCTGCACACCACCACCTTCCAG GCTCTGCAGAGGgacctggagctgcaggcggcCTCCAGCCGGGAGCTCATCCAGAGGTACTTTCGCGGCCGCCTCCGGCAGCAG GCGGAAACCACCTCGGAGGACCTGGGGGCTGTCACGGTCAAGGCCTCCTACCGCGTCTCGGAGCAGAAGCTTCGCGTGGAGCTGCTCAGCGCCTCCAGCCTGCTGCCCCTGGACTCCAATG GCTCCAGTGACCCCTTCGTCCAGCTGACCTTGGAGCCCAGGCACGAGTTCCCTGGGCTGGCGCCCCGAGAGACGCAGAAACACAGGAAGGACCTTCACCCCCTGTTTGACGAGACCTTTGAGTT CCTGGTGCCCGCCGAGCCATGCCGGAGGGATGGGGCGTGCCTGCTGCTCACCGTGCTGGACCACGACACGCTGGGTGCCGACGACCTGGAAGGGGAGGCCTTCCTGCCACTCTGCTCCGTGCCTGGTCTGAGCAGCTCTGAGGAGGCTGGCGAGGTGCCTCAGACCCGCCTGCCCCTCACGTACCCCGAACCCACTG GGGATCCAATCCTGCAGCTGCTGGAGAGCCGGAGGGGTGACCGCGAGGCCCAGGTCTTTGTGCGGCTGCGGCGGCTGAGAGCCAAGCAGGCTTCCCAGCACCCCCCTCGGCCAGGGCGGTAG